The following coding sequences lie in one Arabidopsis thaliana chromosome 3, partial sequence genomic window:
- a CDS encoding Cysteine-rich protein (Cysteine-rich protein; LOCATED IN: endomembrane system; EXPRESSED IN: central cell, embryo, sepal; EXPRESSED DURING: 4 anthesis, C globular stage; BEST Arabidopsis thaliana protein match is: Cysteine-rich protein (TAIR:AT1G32763.1); Has 28 Blast hits to 28 proteins in 3 species: Archae - 0; Bacteria - 0; Metazoa - 0; Fungi - 0; Plants - 28; Viruses - 0; Other Eukaryotes - 0 (source: NCBI BLink).) yields the protein MAITKTSVTLLLLIIMAASLSNFSVLASEIKPTGRVDNQCKEMCSATFGDGKCAADCRKAGFSSGRCLTSSPFGNKCCCT from the exons ATGGCCATCACAAAGACTTCAGTGactcttttacttttaataataatggCTGCTTCGTTGTCTAATTTCAGCGTCTTGGCTTCAG AGATCAAACCTACAGGAAGAGTTGATAATCAATGCAAGGAGATGTGTTCGGCAACGTTTGGGGACGGTAAATGTGCCGCAGACTGTAGGAAGGCTGGTTTCTCATCCGGACGATGTCttacttcttctcctttcgGAAATAAATGTTGTTGCACCTAG
- the EIN4 gene encoding Signal transduction histidine kinase, hybrid-type, ethylene sensor (ETHYLENE INSENSITIVE 4 (EIN4); FUNCTIONS IN: ethylene binding, protein histidine kinase activity, receptor activity, glycogen synthase kinase 3 activity; INVOLVED IN: negative regulation of ethylene mediated signaling pathway; LOCATED IN: endomembrane system, endoplasmic reticulum membrane, membrane; EXPRESSED IN: 22 plant structures; EXPRESSED DURING: 13 growth stages; CONTAINS InterPro DOMAIN/s: Signal transduction histidine kinase, homodimeric (InterPro:IPR009082), CheY-like (InterPro:IPR011006), Signal transduction response regulator, receiver domain (InterPro:IPR001789), Signal transduction histidine kinase, hybrid-type, ethylene sensor (InterPro:IPR014525), Signal transduction histidine kinase, subgroup 1, dimerisation/phosphoacceptor domain (InterPro:IPR003661), ATPase-like, ATP-binding domain (InterPro:IPR003594), GAF (InterPro:IPR003018); BEST Arabidopsis thaliana protein match is: Signal transduction histidine kinase, hybrid-type, ethylene sensor (TAIR:AT3G23150.1); Has 63350 Blast hits to 57717 proteins in 2870 species: Archae - 286; Bacteria - 55528; Metazoa - 15; Fungi - 1532; Plants - 2041; Viruses - 18; Other Eukaryotes - 3930 (source: NCBI BLink).), protein MLRSLGLGLLLFALLALVSGDNDYVSCNCDDEGFLSVHTILECQRVSDLLIAIAYFSIPLELLYFISFSNVPFKWVLVQFIAFIVLCGMTHLLNAWTYYGPHSFQLMLWLTIFKFLTALVSCATAITLLTLIPLLLKWKVRELYLKQNVLELNEEVGLMKRQKEMSVQVRMLTREIRKSLDKHMILRTTLVELSKILDLQNSAVWMPNENRTEMHLTHELRANPMRSFRVIPINDPDVVQVRETKVVTILRKNSVLAVESSGCGGSEEFGPVAAIRMPMLHGLNFKGGTPEFVDTPYAIMVLVLPSANSRVWTDKEIEIAEVVADQVAVAISHASVLEESQLMREKLGIQNRALLRAKQNAMMASQARNTCQKVMSHGMRRPMHTILGLLSMFQSESMSLDQKIIVDALMKTSTVLSALINDVIDISPKDNGKSALEVKRFQLHSLIREAACVAKCLSVYKGYGFEMDVQTRLPNLVVGDEKRTFQLVMYMLGYILDMTDGGKTVTFRVICEGTGTSQDKSKRETGMWKSHMSDDSLGVKFEVEINEIQNPPLDGSAMAMRHIPNRRYHSNGIKEGLSLGMCRKLAQMMQGNIWISPKSHGQTQSMQLVLRFQTRPSIRRSILAGNAPELQHPNSNSILRGLRITLADDDDVNRTVTKRLLEKLGCEVTAVSSGFECLNALSNVEMSYRVVILDLQMPEMDGFEVAMKIRKFCGHHWPLIIALTASTEDHVRERCLQMGMNGMIQKPVLLHVMASELRRALQTASE, encoded by the exons ATGTTAAGATCTTTAGGTCTTGGATTGCTTCTGTTTGCTCTTCTTGCTCTGGTTTCTGGTGATAACGATTACGTGAGCTGTAATTGTGACGACGAAGGTTTCTTAAGTGTCCACACCATCTTAGAATGTCAAAGAGTGAGTGATCTCTTAATAGCCATTGCCTATTTCTCAATACCTCTCGAGCTTCTCTACTTCATTAGCTTCTCCAATGTTCCTTTCAAATGGGTTCTTGTTCAATTCATTGCCTTTATTGTCCTATGTGGAATGACTCATTTGCTTAACGCTTGGACGTATTACGGACCACACTCTTTCCAGCTTATGCTTTGGCTTACCATCTTTAAATTCCTCACGGCGCTTGTCTCGTGTGCCACGGCTATCACGCTCTTGACTTTGATTCCGTTGCTGTTGAAATGGAAAGTTAGAGAGCTTTACTTGAAGCAGAATGTGTTGGAGCTTAATGAAGAGGTTGGATTGATGAAGAGGCAGAAGGAAATGAGTGTGCAGGTGAGAATGCTTACTCGGGAGATCAGGAAATCGCTCGATAAGCATATGATTCTGCGGACTACTCTCGTTGAGCTATCCAAGATTCTTGATTTACAGAACTCTGCTGTTTGGATGCCTAACGAGAACAGAACCGAGATGCATTTGACTCATGAGCTTAGAGCGAATCCGATGAGGAGTTTCAGGGTAATCCCGATTAATGATCCCGATGTTGTTCAGGTTAGGGAGACCAAAGTAGTGACAATTTTGAGGAAAAACTCTGTTCTTGCGGTTGAGAGCAGTGGTTGTGGCGGTTCGGAAGAGTTTGGACCGGTTGCTGCAATTCGGATGCCGATGCTTCACGGATTGAATTTCAAAGGAGGCACTCCCGAGTTTGTGGATACTCCTTATGCTATAATGGTTTTGGTACTTCCGAGTGCGAATTCACGGGTTTGGACCGATAAAGAGATCGAGATAGCGGAAGTTGTTGCTGATCAAGTAGCGGTTGCTATCTCTCATGCCTCAGTTCTTGAAGAATCACAGTTAATGAGAGAAAAACTCGGTATTCAAAACCGAGCTTTACTTCGAGCAAAACAGAACGCGATGATGGCAAGTCAAGCGAGGAACACTTGCCAGAAAGTGATGAGTCATGGAATGAGGAGACCAATGCACACAATTCTTGGTCTACTCTCCATGTTTCAGTCCGAAAGTATGAGTCTTGACCAGAAAATCATCGTTGATGCGCTCATGAAAACAAGCACAGTTCTCTCAGCTTTAATCAACGACGTGATTGACATTTCGCCTAAAGATAACGGGAAATCTGCATTAGAGGTTAAACGGTTCCAGCTACATTCCTTGATAAGAGAAGCCGCTTGTGTTGCTAAATGCTTAAGCGTTTACAAAGGTTACGGTTTTGAGATGGATGTTCAAACGCGGTTGCCTAATTTAGTAGTAGGAGATGAAAAGAGAACGTTTCAGCTTGTGATGTATATGCTTGGGTATATCTTGGATATGACTGATGGAGGCAAAACCGTTACGTTCCGAGTTATCTGTGAAGGTACTGGAACAAGTCAGGACAAGAGCAAAAGAGAAACTGGAATGTGGAAGTCCCATATGTCCGATGATTCCCTCGGTGTGAAATTTGAAGTTGAGATTAATGAGATTCAGAATCCTCCATTGGATGGTTCGGCTATGGCTATGAGACATATTCCGAACAGAAGATATCATAGCAATGGGATTAAGGAAGGCTTGAGCTTAGGCATGTGTAGAAAACTTGCACAG ATGATGCAAGGAAACATATGGATATCACCTAAATCGCATGGACAAACACAGAGTATGCAATTAGTTCTGAGGTTTCAGACAAGACCATCGATTAGGAGATCAATCTTAGCAGGAAATGCTCCAGAGCTTCAACATCCGAATTCAAATTCCATTCTTCGTGGTCTAAGAATCACTCTAGcagacgatgatgatgtcaACAGAACCGTGACTAAGAGACTTCTTGAGAAACTCGGCTGCGAAGTAACTGCTGTCTCGTCTGGATTTGAGTGTTTGAATGCGTTGTCAAATGTGGAAATGTCGTATAGAGTTGTGATTTTGGATCTGCAGATGCCGGAGATGGATGGTTTCGAAGTAGCAATGAAGATAAGGAAGTTTTGTGGACATCATTGGCCATTGATTATAGCTTTGACTGCTAGTACTGAAGATCATGTTAGGGAAAGATGTTTGCAAATGGGGATGAATGGTATGATCCAGAAACCGGTTCTTTTGCATGTTATGGCTTCTGAGCTTAGACGGGCTTTGCAGACCGCGAGCGAGTGA
- a CDS encoding rubisco accumulation factor-like protein (unknown protein; INVOLVED IN: biological_process unknown; LOCATED IN: chloroplast stroma, chloroplast; EXPRESSED IN: 22 plant structures; EXPRESSED DURING: 13 growth stages; BEST Arabidopsis thaliana protein match is: unknown protein (TAIR:AT5G28500.1); Has 110 Blast hits to 110 proteins in 51 species: Archae - 0; Bacteria - 67; Metazoa - 1; Fungi - 0; Plants - 41; Viruses - 0; Other Eukaryotes - 1 (source: NCBI BLink).): MFSLKSLISSPFTQSTTHGLFTNPITRPVNPLPRTVSFTVTASMIPKRSSANMIPKNPPARQQLYQPFRPPSSPIPTQFRSLDSAGKIEILAGRMALWFEYAPLISSLYTDGFTPPTIEELTGISSIEQNRLIVGAQVRDSILQSIHEPELISAFDTGGAELLYEIRLLSTTQRVAAATFIIDRNIDSKGAQDLARAIKDYPNRRGDVGWLDFDYNLPGDCLSFLYYRQSRENKNPSDQRTSMLLQALGVAESEKAKNRLNTELYGDKEAEKEKEKKKKEEEVKAIRIPVVRLKFGEVAEATSVVVLPVCKAEEGEKKILEAPMEIIAGGDFKVVEAEKGWKRWVVLPSWNPVAAIGKGGVAVSFRDDRKVLPWDGKEEPLLVVADRVRNVVEADDGYYLVVAENGLKLEKGSDLKAREVKESLGMVVLVVRPPREDDDDWQTSHQNWD, from the coding sequence ATGTTCTCTCTCAAATCCTTAATCTCCTCACCTTTCACACAATCCACCACTCATGGATTATTCACCAACCCGATTACCCGACCCGTTAATCCATTACCACGTACCGTTTCCTTCACCGTTACCGCTTCCATGATACCCAAAAGATCCTCAGCTAACATGATTCCCAAAAACCCTCCGGCGAGGCAACAGCTCTACCAACCGTTCCGACCACCGTCATCTCCCATTCCAACCCAATTCCGTTCACTCGACTCCGCCGGTAAAATCGAAATCCTCGCCGGTCGAATGGCTCTCTGGTTCGAATACGCACCtcttatctcttctctttacaCCGATGGTTTCACTCCTCCAACCATCGAAGAACTCACCGGAATCTCAAGCATCGAACAGAACCGTTTAATCGTCGGTGCGCAAGTTCGTGACTCAATTCTTCAATCTATCCATGAACCGGAGCTCATTTCTGCGTTCGACACCGGTGGTGCAGAGCTTCTATACGAAATTCGTCTCCTTAGCACCACGCAGCGTGTTGCAGCCGCCACATTCATCATTGATCGTAATATTGATTCGAAAGGAGCACAGGATTTGGCACGAGCCATCAAGGATTATCCTAACCGTCGTGGAGACGTTGGATGGTTGGATTTTGATTACAACTTACCAGGAGATTGTCTTTCATTCTTGTATTACAGGCAGAGCAGAGAGAATAAGAATCCATCGGATCAGAGAACCTCGATGCTTCTACAAGCATTGGGGGTTGCAGAATCAGAAAAGGCTAAGAACAGGTTGAACACAGAGCTATACGGGGACAAGGAAgcagagaaggagaaggagaagaagaagaaggaagaggaagtcAAAGCTATTCGGATTCCAGTGGTGAGGCTTAAGTTTGGAGAAGTAGCAGAAGCGACCTCGGTGGTAGTTTTACCGGTTTGTAAAGCAGAGGAAGGGGAAAAGAAGATTCTTGAAGCTCCAATGGAGATCATAGCCGGAGGGGATTTTAAGGTGGTTGAGGCGGAGAAAGGATGGAAGAGATGGGTAGTGCTTCCGTCGTGGAACCCAGTGGCAGCCATTGGGAAAGGCGGTGTGGCGGTTTCTTTCAGGGATGATAGAAAAGTGCTGCCTTGGGATGGAAAGGAGGAGCCTTTACTGGTAGTGGCCGATAGGGTGAGGAATGTTGTGGAGGCTGATGACGGGTATTATCTCGTGGTGGCTGAGAACGGACTTAAGCTAGAGAAAGGATCAGATTTGAAGGCGAGAGAGGTGAAGGAGAGTTTAGGGATGGTTGTTTTGGTGGTGAGGCCGccaagagaagatgatgatgattggcAGACAAGTCATCAGAACTGGGACTGA
- the PPCK2 gene encoding phosphoenolpyruvate carboxylase kinase 2 (phosphoenolpyruvate carboxylase kinase 2 (PPCK2); CONTAINS InterPro DOMAIN/s: Protein kinase, ATP binding site (InterPro:IPR017441), Serine/threonine-protein kinase domain (InterPro:IPR002290), Serine/threonine-protein kinase-like domain (InterPro:IPR017442), Protein kinase-like domain (InterPro:IPR011009), Serine/threonine-protein kinase, active site (InterPro:IPR008271), Protein kinase, catalytic domain (InterPro:IPR000719), Calcium-dependent protein kinase (InterPro:IPR020642), Calcium/calmodulin-dependent protein kinase-like (InterPro:IPR020636), Tyrosine-protein kinase, catalytic domain (InterPro:IPR020635); BEST Arabidopsis thaliana protein match is: phosphoenolpyruvate carboxylase kinase 1 (TAIR:AT1G08650.1); Has 120539 Blast hits to 118552 proteins in 3545 species: Archae - 165; Bacteria - 14785; Metazoa - 43114; Fungi - 13204; Plants - 27915; Viruses - 518; Other Eukaryotes - 20838 (source: NCBI BLink).): MTREFELENNYQLCDEIGRGRFGTITRCFSPATKEFYACKTIDKRVLIDALDRECIETEPRIMAMLPPHPNIIRIFDLYETEDSLAIVMELVDPPMTIYDRLISAGGRLSESESASYAKQILSALAHCHRCDVVHRDVKPDNVLVDLVSGGVKLCDFGSAVWLGGETAEGVVGTPYYVAPEVVMGRKYDEKVDIWSAGVVIYTMLAGEPPFNGETAEDIFESILRGNLRFPPKKFGSVSSEAKDLLRKMICRDVSRRFSAEDALRHSWMMNVGNLQSN; encoded by the exons ATGACCAGAGAATTCGAACTGGAAAACAACTACCAGCTTTGCGACGAGATCGGCAGAGGTAGATTCGGAACAATCACTCGCTGTTTCTCACCCGCGACTAAAGAATTCTACGCCTGCAAAACCATTGACAAGCGCGTGCTCATCGACGCATTAGATCGCGAGTGTATAGAGACGGAGCCGAGGATCATGGCGATGTTACCGCCGCATCCGAATATCATCAGGATCTTCGATCTCTACGAAACAGAGGATTCTCTTGCGATCGTCATGGAATTAGTCGATCCGCCGATGACGATTTACGATCGGTTAATCTCCGCCGGGGGGAGGttatcagaatcagaatcCGCCTCATACGCGAAACAGATCCTCAGTGCGCTTGCTCATTGTCACCGGTGCGACGTCGTTCATCGGGATGTGAAACCTGACAACGTCTTAGTCGATCTCGTAAGCGGCGGTGTTAAGCTCTGTGATTTCGGATCAGCGGTGTGGTTAGGCGGAGAAACGGCGGAGGGAGTTGTGGGAACACCGTATTACGTGGCGCCGGAGGTAGTGATGGGGAGGAAGTACGACGAGAAGGTTGATATATGGAGCGCTGGTGTAGTGATATACACGATGCTAGCTGGAGAACCGCCGTTTAACGGTGAGACGGCGGAAGATATATTTGAATCGATATTGAGAGGGAATTTGAGGTTTCCGCCGAAGAAGTTTGGGTCTGTATCATCGGAAGCGAAGGATTTGTTGAGGAAAATGATATGTCGTGATGTTTCTCGGCGATTTTCTGCAGAGGATGCTCTTC GACATTCATGGATGATGAACGTTGGAAACCTCCAAAGCAATTAG
- a CDS encoding Cysteine-rich protein (Cysteine-rich protein; LOCATED IN: endomembrane system; BEST Arabidopsis thaliana protein match is: Cysteine-rich protein (TAIR:AT3G04540.1); Has 35333 Blast hits to 34131 proteins in 2444 species: Archae - 798; Bacteria - 22429; Metazoa - 974; Fungi - 991; Plants - 531; Viruses - 0; Other Eukaryotes - 9610 (source: NCBI BLink).), with product MAITKTSATFVLLIILAASLSNFNVLASDIKPTGRIDNQCKRMCSATYGNGKCAADCRSDGFSSGQCFTSPPFDNRCCCNN from the exons ATGGCCATCACAAAGACTTCAGCAACGTTTGTACTCTTAATAATATTGGCTGCTTCGTTGTCCAATTTCAACGTCTTGGCATCAG ATATCAAACCTACCGGGAGAATTGATAATCAATGCAAGCGGATGTGTTCGGCAACGTATGGGAACGGTAAATGTGCCGCAGACTGTAGAAGTGATGGTTTCTCATCCGGACAATGTTTTACTTCTCCACCTTTCGACAATAGATGTTGTTGCAACAATTGA
- the AHL19 gene encoding AT-hook motif nuclear-localized protein 19 (AT-hook motif nuclear-localized protein 19 (AHL19); CONTAINS InterPro DOMAIN/s: Protein of unknown function DUF296 (InterPro:IPR005175), Predicted AT-hook DNA-binding (InterPro:IPR014476); BEST Arabidopsis thaliana protein match is: AT-hook motif nuclear-localized protein 20 (TAIR:AT4G14465.1); Has 7030 Blast hits to 3903 proteins in 396 species: Archae - 17; Bacteria - 3505; Metazoa - 1173; Fungi - 108; Plants - 1514; Viruses - 84; Other Eukaryotes - 629 (source: NCBI BLink).) produces the protein MANPWWTGQVNLSGLETTPPGSSQLKKPDLHISMNMAMDSGHNNHHHHQEVDNNNNDDDRDNLSGDDHEPREGAVEAPTRRPRGRPAGSKNKPKPPIFVTRDSPNALKSHVMEIASGTDVIETLATFARRRQRGICILSGNGTVANVTLRQPSTAAVAAAPGGAAVLALQGRFEILSLTGSFLPGPAPPGSTGLTIYLAGGQGQVVGGSVVGPLMAAGPVMLIAATFSNATYERLPLEEEEAAERGGGGGSGGVVPGQLGGGGSPLSSGAGGGDGNQGLPVYNMPGNLVSNGGSGGGGQMSGQEAYGWAQARSGF, from the coding sequence ATGGCGAATCCATGGTGGACAGGACAAGTGAACCTATCCGGCCTCGAAACGACGCCGCCTGGTTCCTCTCAGTTAAAGAAACCAGATCTCCACATCTCCATGAACATGGCCATGGACTCAGGTCACAAtaatcatcaccatcaccaagAAGTcgataacaacaacaacgacgaCGATAGAGACAACTTGAGTGGAGACGACCACGAGCCACGTGAAGGAGCCGTAGAAGCCCCCACGCGCCGTCCACGTGGACGTCCTGCTGGTTCCAAGAACAAACCAAAGCCACCGATCTTCGTCACTCGCGATTCTCCAAATGCTCTCAAGAGCCATGTCATGGAGATCGCTAGTGGGACTGACGTCATCGAAACCCTAGCTACTTTTGCTAGGCGGCGTCAACGTGGCATCTGCATCTTGAGCGGAAATGGCACAGTGGCTAACGTCACCCTCCGTCAACCCTCGACCGCTGCCGTTGCGGCGGCTCCTGGTGGTGCGGCTGTTTTGGCTTTACAAGGGAGGTTTGAGATTCTTTCTTTAACCGGTTCTTTCTTGCCAGGACCGGCTCCACCTGGTTCCACCGGTTTAACGATTTACTTAGCCGGTGGTCAAGGTCAGGTTGTTGGAGGAAGCGTGGTGGGCCCATTGATGGCAGCAGGTCCGGTGATGCTGATCGCCGCCACGTTCTCTAACGCGACTTACGAGAGATTGCCattggaggaggaagaggcaGCAGAGAGAGGCGGTGGTGGAGGCAGCGGAGGAGTGGTTCCGGGGCAGCTCGGAGGCGGAGGTTCGCCACTAAGCAGCGGTGCTGGTGGAGGCGACGGTAACCAAGGACTTCCGGTGTATAATATGCCGGGAAATCTTGTTTCTAATGGTGGCAGTGGTGGAGGAGGACAGATGAGCGGCCAAGAAGCTTATGGTTGGGCTCAAGCTAGGTCAGGATTTTAA
- a CDS encoding nucleolar/coiled-body phosphoprotein (unknown protein; FUNCTIONS IN: molecular_function unknown; INVOLVED IN: biological_process unknown; EXPRESSED IN: 22 plant structures; EXPRESSED DURING: 16 growth stages; Has 227 Blast hits to 225 proteins in 83 species: Archae - 0; Bacteria - 17; Metazoa - 98; Fungi - 29; Plants - 51; Viruses - 1; Other Eukaryotes - 31 (source: NCBI BLink).), which produces MAENLFSGLPPPSSSQQQELPISPIPDESKIETSSPAPILVLKSALKRSKPEESAPNLSAPPVLKSALKRSKPSESTPEPVPEPEAPKKRLQFKTSTDASEEQVIEAMQKITSHIKNPSKFSKASKLAIRLIQAGSVKPETSSYFIAILEAAMSSKTPCTDRSVRADYHALFSAAQDVAECLDKSQKNLLTIWTFKAVVANDLFTDDSFMFSKTATRIKEAISDLPVSTEEDDVEEAAALEEAAVKDNGDGQTTQDVAEAASAGDNEAVESDPFGLDAWIPSSGKKNGKTKIKRTNEDPDAEENKRFLRSKREALITCLEIAARRYKVPWCQTVIDILVKHAFENVSRFTSQQRQAVEKLWASVREQHLRRKQGKSVTGKLDVTAFESLQDKYANEKMSIRSSVGASGERRAQQWLG; this is translated from the exons ATGGCGGAAAATCTATTCTCAGGGCTGCCacctccttcttcatctcagCAGCAAGAGCTACCAATTTCTCCAATACCAGACGAgtcaaagattgaaacttCCTCTCCAGCTCCGATTCTGGTTCTCAAGAGTGCCCTAAAGCGATCGAAGCCAGAAGAATCTGCACCCAATCTTTCAG CTCCTCCTGTTCTCAAGAGCGCACTAAAGCGGTCAAAACCATCAGAATCTACTCCGGAACCAGTACCAGAACCGGAAG CTCCTAAAAAGCGTCTACAGTTTAAGACATCAACCGATGCATCAGAGGAACAAGTGATAGAAGCTATGCAGAAGATAACATCTCATATCAAGAACCCTTCCAAATTCTCCAAAGCCTCGAAGCTTGCTATACGGCTGATCCAAGCTGGTAGTGTGAAGCCAGAAACAAGCAGCTATTTTATTGCGATACTTGAAGCTGCCATGTCGTCTAAAACTCCTTGTACAGATCGCTCGGTTCGAGCAGACTATCATGCATTGTTCTCGGCAGCTCAGGATGTAGCCGAG tgCCTTGATAAAAGCCAGAAGAATCTGTTGACCATATGGACATTCAAAGCAGTTGTGGCTAATGACCTCTTCACTGATGACAGCTTTATG ttttccAAGACTGCTACTCGTATAAAGGAGGCTATATCTGATCTTCCGGTTTCAACCGAGGAGGATGATGTGGAAGAAGCAGCTGCTCTTGAAGAAGCAGCGGTGAAAGACAATGGAGATGGCCAGACAACGCAGGACGTGGCTGAAGCTGCTTCAGCTGGAGATAATGAGGCTGTCGAGTCTGATCCATTTGGACTAGATGCCTGGATTCCCAGTTctggaaagaaaaatggtaaaacaaagataaagagaacAAATGAAGATCCAGATGCCGAAGAGAATAAGAGGTTTCTCAGGTCAAAAAGAGAAGCTTTGATTACATGCTTGGAGATTGCTGCACGCCGTTACAAAGTTCCATG GTGCCAAACAGTTATAGACATATTGGTGAAACATGCCTTTGAGAACGTGTCAAGGTTCACATCACAGCAGAGACAAGCAGTGGAGAAACTCTGGGCTTCTGTTCGAGAACAACATCTCCGTAGGAAGCAAGGCAAATCAGTCACAGGAAAACTAGACGTTACAGCTTTTGAATCGCTTCAGGATAAATACGCCAACGAGAAAATGAGCATCCGAAGCTCAGTTGGAGCCAGCGGTGAACGCCGTGCACAGCAATGGCTCGGTTAA